The following nucleotide sequence is from Salvia miltiorrhiza cultivar Shanhuang (shh) chromosome 7, IMPLAD_Smil_shh, whole genome shotgun sequence.
ACATTTTCATCCAACAGAAGATGTAGTTGAAACAAGTTCATTGGTTAGAGAAGATATTGATCCAATCACGATTCCAGATGGATTGATGACTTCACTACATGTTGGAGATTACGATCAAATTGGGGAGGATACAGATGAAAATAGTGGCGATGAAAGATTTATCGTCAATGATGAATCCATTTTAGAGTCTGATGTTAATGAAAACTCCAATGACTCAGATTTTCAAAGTGATGATGATCTTGATAGTACATGAGTATACACGTAGGTAACCCAATGTTATAATATGAATTTTCGTATTTGTTTTTGCTCTACTTATCTAAACTTATTATAATTGTACAGTTAATACGTGGCTGGTTGAAGAGGAGGACTCCGTGCACCTAGAAGACATGCCAGCGTACTTAATGCTATCTCACTTGTTTTACGTTCTGGTgagacattaaaaaaaaaaaagagaaatctatactatatttaaaaggcaactttcaatttaaaattaatttcaaatcaatttctaaattgaatgacaattttatagttataataaaattgaaggtttatatttaaattatatttttctttttactttcttttctttaacttcttattcgttgtttaaattttttttttcccaaaattGTGAAAgacgattaattataaaatatttaatatgcttATAAAATTCAAGAttacgataagagctttaatttgatatattgtttatttaaaatgtaaaaagtaaatttgcttaaatattaaaattttaaattaatagttttattagaaatttaatttttctGGCTAAAATCCTAGGAATCAAAGTTAATTATGTAAAGTTCAAACTTAGAAAATAAACATAAACTTCATATCAAAATAATAGTTGATTTTAAAGTTTTgagaaatcaaaataaatagattGGTACTTGAAGTAATCGAAGTAATCATAAGCATATATTATATTGTACTTAAATATAAACTTCTTGAAATAATAAAAGTAATCATAAGTATATAacgtaattattaattaataaatataaaattgctGAAAATCCAAAACAAACATTAACCTACGGACAAAAAAAAGTATCTTATTTCACCATTATTATCTGcaccaaaaaattaaattttaccgCCATATGAAAACATCTCATTTTACCGCTATCTCcacaaaaaaatatcatttcacCGCCATCCACAAGTGGGCGGTTACTTATTCTCAAAATGGCCAAATGTCTTTCCTCTCCAACAGGCAAGCTCCATTCGAATTATGTTAGGGGTTCTTTTGCTTTTGCCAGATCTAGAGAGATACTACAAGTTGTCCGTCCCAGATTCCATCGCCGCGGCCATCTGGTTCACCGGTGTAGCCTTCCCAACATCAAATTCCCCAAACTCATATTTAGATTTTTACCAAAACTTCACACAACCCTCAATTCAGCGATGGTAGCTGCGAGTGCAACCCCAATCAAGGGCGCCGGAGGCAGGCAAGGCGGCAACAGGAAGAAATATACCGAAATCCGTCAAGGTGACGCTTCAATTCCGGGTTGTGCGCTTGGCTCGTTTTCTGAAGAAGGGGCGCTACGCCCAGGCCCAGCGTATGGGCACCGGAGCGCCCATCTATATGGCTTCTGTGCTCGAGTACCTTGCCGCTGAGGTGTTGGAATTGGAAGGTCCGTGTTGCATATCAGGTGTATGATCTTGATTCTGTGTAGTAAGATATTAAGATGGCTAGTCTTTTAGCCTATTTCTCTTAATGCTTATTGTATTGCCTCATCTAGGGGGTTCCAGGAGCTTATAGCGAGGCTGCTACTTTAAAAGCATATCCAAAATGTGAGACTTCCATGTGACCACtttgaacttttatttttataggtGAATGATTTTGTAATGAAGATAGATAGCAGGGATATAGAAGTGTTAAATGCCTTTACCATGTGGAGATATCTTTGGTGTTGATTGCACTAATATATGGTTTTCTGAATTTGTGATGCATTTTGTCTTTGTGGCTGTAACACAGAGAATTAGGTTTGCGACGACCCTTTGTTATTTCTAATAGAATTTGCTATTTCACTTTTGCAGGAGAAGTCAAGGCCAAAATAAAAAAGGTATAATATAATCTGTTCTGCACTTTTGGTGTCTGCATGTGTAGCCAATTATATTGTTCAAGGAGGCATTATGAGATAAGTATTGCATGTTAGAGATTCTTATAGTTTCTCAGTTATCTCTGTATGCATTAGAACTTCTTGATGTTACTACTGAGCAATATATTTCACTAGAATGCGAGTTCTTTTAGAATCTATGGGGTTTATTTAACAGTTAATCATGACAGAAGCCCAAGTCTTGCGTTATTCCTGCTGTTGAGGTTGAACATCCTGGATGTTCATTCAATCATCATCCTAAGAGCCATCAGGTTGGTATCAATCTCTTATGTGTGtaatttcatcatttttctttttctttctatatTAATGGTTCAACCTTACACTCTGTTACCATAGGATGCCTTAGCTCGTGCTGTTGCAGATGAAATGCAGAAAATTTACCAACATGAATTGGGGCCTCAGCCCATCCCTTTAGTTGTCCCTGGTGAAGCTATTGATGAATATGTTCGTACTTCATCCCGAACTGGTCACTTGAAGTGGAAATGAATATTGTCCCTCCATATTCATGTGCTTTCACTTATTTGCATATGAAGTTTTCATGCACTTCCCTCTTATATGCGTCAGAAATATTTCCTTGAGGCAGATGCGGATGATGGaactgatgatgatg
It contains:
- the LOC130991407 gene encoding uncharacterized protein LOC130991407 isoform X4, which encodes MGTGAPIYMASVLEYLAAEVLELEGEVKAKIKKKPKSCVIPAVEVEHPGCSFNHHPKSHQDALARAVADEMQKIYQHELGPQPIPLVVPGEAIDEYMRMMELMMMMMNKMKIRLMMEMWIQKRALRKPKG
- the LOC130991407 gene encoding probable histone H2A.3 isoform X3, giving the protein MGTGAPIYMASVLEYLAAEVLELEGPCCISGEVKAKIKKKPKSCVIPAVEVEHPGCSFNHHPKSHQDALARAVADEMQKIYQHELGPQPIPLVVPGEAIDEYMRMMELMMMMMNKMKIRLMMEMWIQKRALRKPKG
- the LOC130991407 gene encoding ribosome biogenesis protein NOP53-like isoform X1, coding for MGTGAPIYMASVLEYLAAEVLELEGPCCISGEVKAKIKKKPKSCVIPAVEVEHPGCSFNHHPKSHQDALARAVADEMQKIYQHELGPQPIPLVVPGEAIDEYKYFLEADADDGTDDDDDEQNENQADDGDVDTEKSS
- the LOC130991407 gene encoding ribosome biogenesis protein NOP53-like isoform X2 — encoded protein: MGTGAPIYMASVLEYLAAEVLELEGEVKAKIKKKPKSCVIPAVEVEHPGCSFNHHPKSHQDALARAVADEMQKIYQHELGPQPIPLVVPGEAIDEYKYFLEADADDGTDDDDDEQNENQADDGDVDTEKSS